The nucleotide window AATCAATCAACTCAAACCCCATCAGCACAGCAGTCTGGGAGGGATGCAGTGCAGCAAACATCCTAGACAATCACAATAAACTGGCGATCATGCTATTTAAAACTACTTTTTTCTTCAGCAAGCTCAAATCAAGCAAACCCTAATCCGAGAACGACATAGTACCGGCGATCCGATCAGGCCGTTGCGCCAGGTACGAGCACTCTAGACAAACTCCGATCAGAATGACCACGCCAGAGTAGTAAGCGCCCAATACACAAGCCGTCCTAATGGATGGACACTGGCGAACGAACCTCGAGATAGCTGGTGGCGTCGGAGGGAGGCGCGAGCTCGCAGAAGGACACGAGGCCCGAGATGAGATCCGAGTCGAACTCCAGCGAGCTTCCCTTACGTTCCCGAAGTCCCTGCAGGGCGCCCTTCAGCCACTCGCCGGACGCGCTCGCTGacgtcgccatcgccgccgccgccaacacGAGGGCCGGGCAAGAAGGGTTAACTTCTTTTTTGCTATTCGGACTCTCGATCTATAGGATATTACACGAATAGTACTTCTACCTTTACAACTTCTATTTTTCACCTTGTAATGTGCGTGATTTTCGAAAGACTCCTCAATCTTATCCCCGCAAAGCCGCGAGACAGACTTCACCGTGCGTGGTACGCGGCTTCTCTTCACCTCGGTGAGCAGAGCAGAGAGAGCAGAAGGCATGTTTCCGAtggcgtcgtcgtcgccgccgctctCACTTATCCTCCTCCGGCCGCTCCCGTGCAGACCCGTCCTCCTCTCGAGGCAAAGgaaaccatccccaactgtccgCGTAGAAGCAAGGTCTGAGCAGCGGTTGCAGCGGCGGCCGGTGACcggccggtggaggaggggcggaGGCTTCGCGTGTTTCTCCTCGCCTTCAGATAAGGTGATGCTCAAACGTTCCATTTCTTTATAACCTCCTGAATTGAACACACAACAAGTACATGCTCCGGTAGTAAATAACAAAGTAGGGAATTATGGATGCAGAATGTTAAGTGCATAATTTAGCTTCCGGAACTAGCGGGGAATATATATTGTTTAAATGGATGCACCAGAGTAAGCGTTCAGGAATCCATATAAGACTATAAGAGCAATGTGTGTAGTTGAATCTTGGACATTTCTGGAGTTTAAATGCATTTCGCCTATTCCAACTTTCATTCTGTTTTTGTGGTGATTGGCGTGGATCTTGTGACATTATCTGGGCCCTAAGCAGAGTTCGGACGAGTGGGCGATCGTTCGACGATGGGATGTGCCATGGGAGTGGCAAACCGTTGTGCTCAGCATGGTAGGCTGTGGAGTAAGGTAAGCCATCACCTTTGCACACCAGGTATTTGAATTTTATGTTGTATACAGTGAGCTTCGCAAGTTTGATTTTACTGTACTGGTGTATTGAATAAAGCATTCTGAGTGTTCTTTAGACAGCTTTGTTCTGACAGGATTGGTTGAGCAATCGGCTTTGCAATACCTGGGATTTAAAGCTGTGGAGGCAACTATAGATGAGAAGGCAGAAATACTCTTTTTTGGGCAACTGTATGATACATGTTTTTATGCTTATGAGCACAATACCTTTAAATTCCCTTGATGGCAAGCTGATTATCTTCCACCAATAAATGACATCACAAATTGCCAAAAGACTTACATTTTGCTTTTGTACTGTTCTGTGCAGGAGCGTGACAGTAGTAGTGCTTGGCGTTATATTTGGCATCACCAACACTTTTCGACCATTCCCAGATGATGTGTTTCGTTATGGTCAGGACTCAGTCTTGTTACCTTGGTCACTGAATAAAGTTGTTTTCATGCAAGTAGAGAACCATTTTTTATCATGGAAGCTATTTTGTCAGGTGGAAAGTATAGTGTGATATTTTTATGGAACATGAATTGCTTTCTAAATTGTAATTAACAGTCTACATTTATTCTCTTTTTCATGGGTGATGCTTCTCAAAGTTTAATACCTGACGAATAGTTGCTTTTATAACATCTTTATCAAAGAATACAATTATATTTATACAAGAATGTTGTTGAACTTTCAGATATTAATGAACCATTCAAGCTGCAGAATGGATGGCTTTTGTGGGCTGGAGTTGGCCTCTTTGGAGCAATAATTTCTATTGCTTTAGCCGGAGCTGCTATGACTTATCTGAATGGTGAAACTCCAGAGAGAGAGGTCAGACAAATATTTGCTTTAGCAACTAGACCTTTCTGGTGCACTGCCATTTGTTGGTTATTATTTCTCACACTTTATTTGCCACCTCAATTCCATTCCAAACTCTGTCATTCAATTTATTTAGAACAAAAATAAGTTATGTGTTGAATCGCACATTTTTTCATATTTTGTTTGACTTCTTAGTGTATGTGGAACGTTCAGTTCTTCTTGTAATTCATTATTTTTTTGAGGCATTGTGATTTACTATTATGTACTCACTGAAAATGTTCCTTTCATTGACTCAGACTGATTCACTAGTCCTTTTGTTGCCCCTGATTGGCTCATCCACTACCAGGTATCATGTGTCCTGTCTTTGTGTTTTAGTGGATTAATGCCTGTTACCAGGAAACCCaaacttgatcttgtttattttCTGTTGCTAGCACTGCATTTTTGGTGGGAATCACTGGAGTTCTAGCACCACTCCTCGAGGAGACTCTGTTTCGAGGATTTCTAATGGTGTCCTTGACTAAGTGGTAAATCCAAGTATATTGCCCTAGCACTTTCTTTTCTCTTCCTTGCATGTACAAACTTGGTGCATTACAAGTTTGCATGTTTCTGTATTCACCAGTTACCTCTGGGTACAGGTTTCCTACTCCAGTTTGTGTACTTGTCAGTGCTGCTGTATTTGCCCTTGCTCATCTGACTCCTGGACAATTTCCACAGCTGTTTATACTTGGTAATTCTCTACAGTTTATTCAGATATAACTAAATAGAAAACTATATGAATTCAATATTTGTTAAGGGTGCATTAGGGCACCCACAATGCAGAAACCATCATAGTTTTTATGTGCATTAATTACTACTGCCACCTAAGCATTTTGATGTTGCGGCAAGTGATTTaatgaggagagagagaggaggaaatGGTCTTAATAAGAAACTATGTCTACACTGGGAACCAATACATGAAGAGATGTGATAGGTAGATGAGGGAGAAAGAAGACGTGATTGGAGAAAAGATTAttctgtagaaactatccatttGGAACATAGTTTCTATGTATAGTGTCTACGTAAATTAATAGACAGAGAAACTATATGTGGTTTctagcattgggactgcccttagttGGTAGCCAATTTGGCCATATCCAAATGCACAACGCAGCATTTGTCTTGTTACATCATTTTGGGCTTTTTTTGATGTGTCATAATTGTGACCTTTTCACTGAAGAAAGAAGTTAAAATCTTCCTCAAATATATGACAGTCAGAGCTGCAAATTGTGGGCAAAAATACCACAGGCAGGCACAATTCCTAAATGCAATTAAACCTGACATCCACAAAACCATACAGAATCACAACCATTGTCATATCCAATACATTGTCAATTACAGGAATTGCTAATTTGGTCATATAAGTTTTTGCCATGCCATCATTTGTGCGCATGTCATATGTATGGCCTGTTTTTAGAAGAAAGGAGTTAAAATTGCTGCACGGATACTGAGATATGACAGCCATGGCTGCAAATTGTAGCCAAGGGGTTACAACCAGACAGTTACAATACAACATTTGCATAAACAACCGGTTATAATTACTGGAGTTGCTATTCTATTTGTATCAGTGTTTGGCATGCCATCGTCATTCAGTAACCTAGTTGAGTATTATGCAGGTGTTGCATTGGGGTTTTCATATGCTCAGACCCGCAATCTTCTAACTCCGATCACAATACATGCATTTTGGAACTCAGGAGTAATACTTCTGCTAACCTTTCTTCAGGTAGGTCTTGTCAGTCTCTATGTGGTAACTTTCCTGGTGAAAATTCTCGAAATTATAAGTTGGCTAACATGCATAGAATTGCGCAAGAGTAGGAACAGCTAGTTTCTGTTTTGAGTAGTAAGAGGTAAGCAATTCACAGTGTTTTTTCGACTGTTTTAGCTGCAAGGATATGATCTCAAGGAGCTCTTGGGAGCATCGTGAAGGTTTGAACAAACCAGGCACATTTTGTGCATAATATGATATCAAGGATATCTGTTGGTTATGTGCTCTTGCACACCTGATGGCAGCAAAACCACGTGACAAAGAAATATGAGTCTTCAAGTTAGCTGATGGTTGCGTTCCCAGAATTGTTACGAGGCATCACTAGTCTGTAAAGCTGTTTATACAGTATAAGATGGCAGATTGACCTTAATGTAAGAACACAGCTGCCCTTTTTGAGAGTGTTTCTTACAACTGGAGTACTCAATTAAATTGTACTGATATTGTTTATTAAAGAAAGGTGTAATGACAATTGACATCATGTTTTATGTGTACAAGTATGTGTGATGGAATCATTTATCCTCGCATATCTGGCTTTCTATAGTGTAGATAAGATACCATTAGGAAACAATAAATAAATTAAAATCGATAAATATACTTATCTGCTTTGTGTTGTGTTAGATGGGCGTATGCACAAGCTACTGGTTTGTGCATCGAATCAATAGAAAATATTTGAATGGCAAGATCCCTAGAATTACTCTAAGTCTTATCATTGTTTATTAAACCTTTTCATATTTTTGCCACTCTTGATGTGTAACGAATTTTAACTTCACAAGTCAAATGTGAGTTTCACAAAGGAAATCTACAGTCATTTTTTACCACAATTTGATCGACAGACGGAAACGTCCAGGAATTGCAGTATATAGTATACTCCACTAACCCCCAAGAGCAGTATCAGTTCTGCTAAGAGTAGTGGTTTTTTTCCCCTGTATAAGAGAGCCAATGCGAAGTGCTGCCTAACATGGGGACAGTCGGACTAGGGCTCTAGCGTCTACTACCTCCAATCTCAATATAGGTCTGATTAGTTTCTTACAGAGGTCACTGGCATGGCTATGAACATGGTGGAACTGAGGATTTTTCGCTGTTTTTTCCTTGGATCATCTGTGTGAATGGAGGGGGCCGCAATAACGACATCAAGATCCGTTGATTGTTAATTGTTCTCTTCTTGATACATGATTGATCTGCAGTCTGGTTTTGGTTGTCCTATCTAGTAATTTCATTCAAGGAACAAATGAAGTTAGGCGTCTTTCTGGCCAGTCCATTTCCATCCTGTTACAGTCATGACAAGATGCATGTAGGATCTGTAATTGCCGTGAATTGTGCGATGCAAGGTCAGTATGTGTAAATGGGCAAAGAAATGAAATGATAGGGAAGTATGAAGCCTGCTCCCTTGTCGGATGGACTAGATAGTAACCATGTTGTAGTTTCTTGTGAATGTATCTGAGTTATTATCAGGGTCACCATGTAAACGAGATGGAAGCCACACATTTCATCAGAAatatttctttcaaaaaaaaaattcaaaataaaaGGTATGCTAACTTGAAGAACTACTGTTGAAAGAAAAATGACAGGGGACGGTTCTACAAGGTTCATGTAGGACTGACTCATAAAATGTAGCCATTAAACAAGATTTAACTAAGAATGTGCTCTTATTATGAACTATACAAGAATTGTGTCATAGTTCGCGATAAACTAGATGAACATCCAAACAAATAAGCATCGCGCCGATCAGTGGTGAAAGAAATTTTCAAGTGTCCATGCTGTCACATCGACAGTGCTCCAATCGATTAGGTTAACAGCAAAAAATGTCTGTCCACAAAATGAAGCGTCCACACAGTGAGAACAAAATTAGACAAGTGGACAATGGATCATCGTGATATATAACCCACGAGCCGTGGCGAATAACAACGAGATTTTCTAATCCAGAGAATGGATAAATATGTCTTGGCAGTATTTTTTGCAGAAAAAAGTGAATCTAATAAGAATTTAAATATTGCTGCAGACTGTGGCATGAGTAGGGCTGCAAGGCTGATTTGTGTCATTGGGTCAACTGGAAATTCATCCAATTTAACTAATTCGGATTTCAAGCATGAAAAATGGAACGAAAATAAAATTGGGGAAAGCTAAAAGACATCCGGCTGTTTCCTAAAAATTGTTCAGTTTGTATATAATTTCTCAACGCAACTACTGCTGTATGACAATTTTTTTATGGCTTCTCATGGTGTCCTAGATACCTACCTAGATCATAATCCTCTGTCTGAATCGGAAGGGACTAATAGTCCCTATATGCTGCTAAGATTGTCTTCATTGATATAATATAATCCCTGATTAAAAAAGTCAAATAGGTTCAACGAGACAAGGAATATAGGAGTTCTGTAATGAAAGGAGGCACTCCCATTTGAGAGTCGTGTTTTAGCAGCTGCGATTATACTTTTCTAATGCACAGATTAGACATTACTCCTACGTTAACCACCCGCCTTTGACGTTTATGACCCGGAATAAGTACAAGACGTGTAGGATGAGGTCTTTGGCAACGTTCATCTAATGAGAAGCAGTTCGTCGTAAAGATGTGCTATATAAGAGCCGTGACATCTTTGTTCAAGAAACAAAGCTCAGTAGTGAGTACATAGTAATTTGCTGTGATACTGGTTTCACTTCAGAGAGACAGCTTTGGCCGTTTGTCTTACCTGAGCATCTTCAGTTCTAAAAACCATTCTACCTCCACATAAGTAGCACAAGAACAGGCAATCAAGATCTGGCTTCACCAGCCTCAACCATGGATGAGAGAGCTGATATGGACAATGTCTGATGAGGTTCTTCTTCCAGGTTTCCGGTTCCATCCTACAGATGAAGAGCTCATAAGCTTTTATCTCAAGAGAAAGATTCAGCAAAAACCTGTGTCCATTGAGCTCATTAGGCAGCTGGACATCTACAAGTATGATCCATGGGATCTCCCAAGTAAGCGACTCCATCTCTGTACTGTACCTAACGTTCTTCCTGTCACTGAATGGCTATGAACTTCAATGCCGAGTTCAATGTCTATGAACATAGTAGCGGTTTTTTAATGAGTTCTACACTTATTTGCTAGAGCACAAGCTGCTTGTTTTCAAACTAACAATGAGCACCTAGTAGATTAGTACCTTCCCATCAGACTTAGATATATAGTTTACTTGGCTTTCTGCAGCATTTTACTTCATGCCCTTCTATATTCACCTTTACTTGCTGCAACCATTTATCATCTTGTTCTTGCATAGAGCTTGCGAGCACCGGGGAGAAGGAATGGTACTTTTACTGCCCAAGGGACCGGAAGTATCGGAATATTGCTAGACCAAATAGAGTCCCAGGAGCTGGATTCTGGAAAGCAACAGGAACAGATAGGCCAGTTTACTCTTCTGAAGGGACCAAGTGCATAGGCCTGAAGAAGTCCCTAGTCTTTTACAAAGGGAGAGCAGCGAGAGGAATCAAGACTGACCGGATGATGCATGAGTACAGGCTTCCTTCACTCAATGACCCCTCACGTCATAAAACACCAAAAGACAAAAACATTCCAGCCAACGTAAGCATTTTACTCAGAGCATTCAGTTCTAGCACAGAAgttcagaaaataaaaaatatatgtgCTGCATTTTTCTCATACTTTACTTTTATCAAACAGGATGCATGGGCTATTTGCAGGATATTTAAAAAGGCTAATTCTGTGGCACAAAGAGTGCTATCTCACTCCTGGGGTCCTCAATCAATTACAAAAACAGAGCCAGAGCTGTTACCTGCTTTGCAGTCCATACAAGCTTCCCATTTTGCATTGGAAAGCTCCACTTGCTCAGCAAATCGATTCAACAGCCAACAGTGTCTGCAGGGACAACAGCAGCAGAATCTTAACAACTCACAGGATGGCTCTCCATGTAAAGTCATAACTTTCAACCGTAGCCCATCTCTACCACCTAGAGAAAGACATCCATAGTAGTTCAGTCATCTTGCCATTAGAAATACAATCTCAGCAGAAATCATCAGATGTCACATCAGTGATGCTAAGCATGGCCCCTGGAATACTCAACAGTATGAATGAAGCTATACCAAACGCAGAGTCTGGACTGCTTGGACCATCCAATGGATATATGGTTGATTGGGCTACAGACTCGA belongs to Miscanthus floridulus cultivar M001 chromosome 4, ASM1932011v1, whole genome shotgun sequence and includes:
- the LOC136549836 gene encoding uncharacterized protein isoform X1; this translates as MFPMASSSPPLSLILLRPLPCRPVLLSRQRKPSPTVRVEARSEQRLQRRPVTGRWRRGGGFACFSSPSDKSSDEWAIVRRWDVPWEWQTVVLSMVGCGVSFVLTGLVEQSALQYLGFKAVEATIDEKAEILFFGQLSVTVVVLGVIFGITNTFRPFPDDVFRYDINEPFKLQNGWLLWAGVGLFGAIISIALAGAAMTYLNGETPERETDSLVLLLPLIGSSTTSTAFLVGITGVLAPLLEETLFRGFLMVSLTKWFPTPVCVLVSAAVFALAHLTPGQFPQLFILGVALGFSYAQTRNLLTPITIHAFWNSGVILLLTFLQLQGYDLKELLGAS
- the LOC136549836 gene encoding uncharacterized protein isoform X2 yields the protein MGCAMGVANRCAQHGRLWSKVSHHLCTPDSFVLTGLVEQSALQYLGFKAVEATIDEKAEILFFGQLSVTVVVLGVIFGITNTFRPFPDDVFRYDINEPFKLQNGWLLWAGVGLFGAIISIALAGAAMTYLNGETPERETDSLVLLLPLIGSSTTSTAFLVGITGVLAPLLEETLFRGFLMVSLTKWFPTPVCVLVSAAVFALAHLTPGQFPQLFILGVALGFSYAQTRNLLTPITIHAFWNSGVILLLTFLQLQGYDLKELLGAS
- the LOC136549836 gene encoding uncharacterized protein isoform X3 — protein: MGCAMGVANRCAQHGRLWSKVSHHLCTPGLVEQSALQYLGFKAVEATIDEKAEILFFGQLSVTVVVLGVIFGITNTFRPFPDDVFRYDINEPFKLQNGWLLWAGVGLFGAIISIALAGAAMTYLNGETPERETDSLVLLLPLIGSSTTSTAFLVGITGVLAPLLEETLFRGFLMVSLTKWFPTPVCVLVSAAVFALAHLTPGQFPQLFILGVALGFSYAQTRNLLTPITIHAFWNSGVILLLTFLQLQGYDLKELLGAS